In Oryzias latipes chromosome 23, ASM223467v1, the DNA window TTACAGCTGTCTGCCAGCAACAACACTGCTGTAATGTAACCTTTCCATTCGTGGTTAATGGGTGGTATGTTGTAGATAGAATTTACGCTGTAAGCGTCTGTGTGCAAAACCATAAGTAAAAACAGACGTGCGAGTTGGGATACTTACATCTGGTCTAAGGCTGGCTGCTCGCTCATATTGCCTCTCTGCCGCCTCGTTCAGGTTGGCTTGTCTGAGACAGAAGCGCAAAGAGGGTTAGATTAATTCATAAAAGTATAAGATCTTTTAAAAAGGCTTATTTTGCAAAACCTAGATTTATAGTcacttttctttatgtttttttatgttcgatttatgaaatgtatttaaaataaaaatatggagTAATCTATTCTAAAATATTGCAAAGCTGTCACAATATTTCAACAAACACAGCAAATTTATATTCAAATGCATAACTTTATGAATTtccttttaattaattaaaattaacattttttaacctaAACTCATTTTACAGAAAACACCATGGACAAAGCAAACGGACATCATCAAAATATACATCAGAAATGTAGCAGCAccattttaaacacttttaacaaatcaataagaaaatgttttaccaCTTTTACGGGTGGTAAAACTGAGGAATATTATGAACCTCTTAAGACaggtgtgtcaaactcaaggcttCGAGGGCCAAcgtcctgatggtttttttatttaaaaaacccaGTTCTACCTGCTGCTGAAAAGTTGGAAGGTTTTGGTTCTGACGTTCATTTTTACACTAACCTATATGGTTGGATAATTATTTCTACACATTCGATTTGAGATAAAGAAATTGTGATTAGAGTGAAccaaaatattaatattaagaCAAACGCTAAAGATGACTCTGTGACAAGAACATGTAGCATAGATGATTGATGGCCCACAGGTGAGGAGAAGTGGAAGTCCTTGAGGATGCAGTTGATGCCAAAAGTACTTTCTCTCACACCAAACAGCTGGGTGCATAAAGCTGAAACAGTTCATCTGCTGCATTAAACTATATAAAGCAGACTTTGCTATGCCAAACTTAATAAAACGGAAAAGATTGGCCTCCCTGACATGGCCATTCATATTTATGAGGTTGTGATTTAAGCAATGTTTGCCTTCCAAATGCTGGATTTAGAATCTGATACCATGGTGGCTTTACAGACTCTTCctcagcttttgttttgtttgggaacctGCTTTTGAGCCCGTTATACAGCAGATTAAGACTCAGGGAATCACATTTTAGACAGAGCATTGTTAGCCTTTCTGATTCAAGAAAGGTTTTTACtaatgaaaacaagaaaaacctgTAAAGAtttgaaaggttaaaaaagCAGGGGGTTCAGGGATGCTGCATCAAGTTAAATGTCGCAAAAGGCATATATTTCTGCTAATAGCTGCAGAAAAATCCCAAAGCTGCTTGTCACATCACTCCTGAAGTCATCCTCTGACTTTTTTTAAGAAGTGGTGAAGGTGAAGAATAGAGCTCCAATGAATTTCAccagattttttaaacaaaacaaacgaaAAATCTGATGCTTGTTCCAGTATTCTCTTAGCTGCTGTGGGTGCAGCCTATTATGACACGTATTAAGACATATAATCTGTCTTTACTTTAGTTtgccaaactttaaaaaaacttccAACCATTTTTCAACAAAACCTGGACTCATACTTTGCCAGAATGAACTGAAACCGAATTGTCGCTAATGTGTAGCTCTTATAAAAGTCTTTTGACTGAGACCACATTTGAAATTTGGAACAGTGTCTTAATTATACAAGAACCATGCTTATTGACAAAGTAAAAAACTGAAAGTTAAAGATGCTTGGCTGAAACCCAGTAAATCCAGGTATTACATCATGTTTTTGACACACTTTGTAGCAAGGGAAGCCCTCCTTATAAGATGTGCAGCTAAGCCAACCTGAGCATATGTGCAGCACTGAAGACCACATCAAACTCGGATGAATCCAACTCTGCAGCTTTCTCTGCCATCTCTGCAGCTTCACCCAGACGATTCTGCTCCAACAGGAACTGACCTACAAAGGATGGAATAAACAGTCTTTATAGAGccataaaaacagaatatttgtttacaaaattgtcctttttttccaaGACCTTTGAAAAAGCCAACaataaatttaacatttttgtgattTCTAATCAATAAAGTCCTTCATAGGCTCTTCCTGTGTGTTTCAAAGACAGACTGAGGGGGAAACAATTCAATGGTTAGAAATAGACTGTCTTCTCAGCCCAGGCCATTTTTACATCtaagagttttgtttttgcacattatttttttaattttattttccagtaaaggcagagaaacacaaaaaccacagaaaaacatGCCTTAGTTGTTGAATCTattacatgttttaaatgttattcatgagcaataaaaaacatcaaaagacttttatttttttacatgtttggaTAAAAACTGAGCTCTCAGTTCCTGAAAGACACAATGAAAAACTGAAGAACTTGTTCCACTTCCTCCAGATTAACAGGGAGACGCAGGAAATGCTTTGgcacaaaacatcaaattacCCGTATATAATTTTCTTGCACTGAAACTTGATTAACTTAACTTTGCAACCTAAACGCctcaaaaatatacatttttatgacttttacATTACAGTTCATTGCAAAACATAATAAGATCAAATGATATGTTTTAATACCATCTTATGTAAGTAAGAATTATGGTAAACCAAGATACACAGCATTTTACTAGCCAACcgtatgaataaataataataataataataatggattggatttatctgcgcttttccagagactcaaagtgcttacaagtcaatgtgtccattattcatttactcttcattcatgcttggtgatggtagaggcgtggctgccagttcacgcctaTGGTCCCTCTGACCAAGACAGTATGCACATTCATGctggtaggcagtagcgttaacgGTCTTGCCCAAAGGCCCTCAAACTGCTCTCCATGTCAATTGCTTGCTTGTTCATTCCCCcccgggaattgaaccctggttttCCTGCATGTCAGTCCTTCACCTTACTGCCAAATCCATACAATACTAGCAAAACTATTTCAATCATtctataaaaacaattttaaaaaaatatgttcatttttaatgatatttccAATTGTctgatatataaataaatgtaaatataaaatatacacaacataaaatagaaaatgcGTGGGAAAGATACAGAGTGAGACATCATCCCCCGGCCATTGTTCCCAGAAACCCATTTCAGCTTTCCTTTGTGTGTGAATCCTCTGCTTAGAGTACAGACAAACATATCAGTCCTCGCACACTCATGTGTGAATTTCATCCTCTGACCCCGGGGTCTGGAAACAGACAGATCTGAGATAAACGGCGGAAGCAGGACAAATAAGCATCATCTGCATgaggcagcaaaaacacaataaagaaaaaagaagaaaaaaatggaaccaGATGAGGTGAAAAAGACAACACGAAACTCTACTGAcaaagccaaacaaaaagatCACAGTTGAGAAAATGCATACAGGAAGTTAGATGGATAAGGAAAGGGAGGAATCATGTGTGTTAGCTATTTCAACAAGGTAGGATCTTTCATTTCCTATGAATATCCTGGAGATATCAACATGAAACGCTTCACAGCTGCACAACGGAAACAGCGTCTCCTGTTGTGCTCTGACTTTTGTGAATCTTAAATAGGAATGCATAGCTCAGTTATTCTGAGGTAACGCACACGTCTGCTCCTGCAGGTGTTTTCATCACCTTCTTTGCTTCAGTTTCTGAACGTTAGAGGCAGacttttttataagaaaaaagcatctgtattaaatattaattttcctTTTGGTATGTCAAATGATCCTTCAATTATTTAGCAATCATCCTGTTCCATCAACTGACCAGACGAATGtcaaatttaacatttataatGTGACTTAGCCTGACTTCCCATTcatttacatttagttacatttagTCATTCTTTTGCATAGAAAAAAATAGCTGAAACGTCAATATTGGTAAAGcattatagtttttatttttagttgtaGTTTTTCATTGAGATATTCCTAACTAATTTGATCTAAGAGAAACATatataaaatatcataaaaatgaaaataagttGAAATTTAACTACCGTATCCAACTTAGTTTCAGCAAATTCTTTTTGAATTATTGCCGCTTTTTCTGGTCAGTTTAAATCCAGTCTGTTGTAGGAGAGTAGGATATCATTATGTTGGTGcgtaaaaataagaaatttggcattgataaaaaatgaaaaagacccAAACATAATGTGAACAATCtacaattaaaacaaatgtttaatttaagttTATTCATGTTCAAAATGTGCAAAGATTAGGAGAAAAATTATGTAAAATCCATAACAATTGCCCTATTTTACCCTCTATTCTTAAAAAGGAAGATCCATTTTGGTGCCAGGGCAGGGCTGCCAGAGATTAAGAGCTTATTATAACTCTGAGAGAGTTTATCTCCTGGATAAAAAACCACCAAGACTTCTTTTTCACAGTCTGGTTACTAATAGCTGCATGACAGCAGCCATGCATGGGCATAGCAGTTGAAGATAACATATCTTTTTATTTACGGGCTAAGGAtgttgttaaagtcccactctgatcatcttataTAAGAAAAAGgctgcatgttaaaaacatccaaaatacagttttcttCAGAAATAAACACTTTGATTAATTTTCTTACCGTAGTGCATGTAGCAGTTTCCTTTTGTTGGGTCTAGTTGAATTGCTCTCAGATAATATTTCTCTGCGTCTGTTCTCTGcccctttagaaaaaaacaaaacaaaaaaaagacgctCAAGTCATTTCAACTATCCTATTTCATGGTCACATGGGTTTTAATTCACTTAATTTTGCAAGTCAAATatcatctttattttcttgGTCTGAACAAGTAAAGATGTTGAATTTGTTAGTGAGTCTGTGagtaaaaaagacaacaacCTGAAAAGTCCAGTGCTCTTGTGAGCACACGGCTCATTCCCACAATTTCAGTTTCATGCTTCACCACTGATTGTTTCCATATTGCAAATAGATATATGACGCAAAAAGAAATGAGAGGGCCGGCTTACTTAGCGTCGCCTCATTAGCGTTTTCGCATGTCTGCAGCCGCTGAGAATGAATGCGTGAATATAGAGCCTGGAGAGCAGCCGGAATAGATTCGCTGACACTGCCTCTAAGACTTCAGATCAATCTTTTGTCCCATCATCAATCATTCAGGACATTCAGAGGAAGTTTCATATTGGAACTGAAAGGGCAGGTTTTCCTTATTAACCACATCAGATAACAATTTTGCTATTTATTTGCCAATTTAAGGGTCACTGTAATTATGTTTTTGCAGGACTGAAAAGCATAATTACTAAGCTGTTTGCATAAAGAATTTAAAGTCAACTGCAATACAAATTGCTGAGGTTAAACTCATAGGTAAGTGTTGATTGGATGTAACTCACTTTTAAATCTGTGCCACTCTGTTGTTTCACCAGCAGATGGGACAAATGGCACAATAAACAGTCACCTTGGTTGGACTGATCCAATTTAGAGACACTTGCACTTGTTAGCTGAACAGATACATAACGATCTGATTTTAACTTTGTTaccatgtaaaaataaagtaaaaggtCACTTTGAAGGATAATAAGTAGTGTAGGGACATATTTTGGGGTGAACCACAGAGCAAGACTTTAGTCTGACCTTTCATTCCCCTGTCTGCTTTGGCAATTGACTCCAGAAGGACAGCCAAAATTGGAGTGATTCAATAAGGAAGCAGAGCAATTACATTATAATCCCGTCCACTGGCCTTTTGTCTAAACTCCATCCAATCTTCCGATTCTTGAGCCTTGAAGAATTTGCGTGAATTTGGAACCCCAAGCCAGAGGGAGCAGGACAGACATCTGGCCACACGGGTGGAGTCCAATTTGAACCTTCCTTTTATAATATTGAATGTCGTCACATACATGGGTTAAGGACTGCCGCTCCGAGCACTGAGGTTTGTGAAACTCATAATGAGGTACTGTGACTTAGCTGGAGGATAAGGAAGGAGGGAGCTCAAACGATACCAAGAGGTGgaaagtttaaacctaaacttgACTCAGCTGCAaaaacagctgatctcctgtgtttttgttattgtaGAAAACCGATGTGAGACGGATATTTAAGAGATATTAGGAAGACTGGAGAAACTTTTCAACTAAAGAAGTCTGTTCAAATAtcataaaacaataattaattGCAGTCAATGAAGAGATCAGTCCATGATCACTGTTACCACTGTTTTCTATTCAATAAAAGTTGATGTTAAACACCTTTATTACAGCAACAGTGTTTGCCCATGGGTTTCTGATCAGTGCTTCACTTTAATGTTCCATCACTTAGCCATTGTTCATTATCCACCATTCGATTCTGTCCCTTCATCCCATGTTACGGCCCCTGGCCTttttgtgtgtatatgtgtgtgtatgtgtgtgtgtctttgtgtgtgcttTACAGAAGCCTCCACCACACCATCTGACttcacctcctgcaggagatgattGCGGCCTCCTTCCCTCCTCCAATCACCAGGCTGGGCGGGAAGCATAAAAGCCTCAAGCAACCCCTGTTCCAGTGGCAGCTGAATTCCTGGGAGGAATCTGTTTTATCAGCTGGCCCCTGTTTTCAGACTCGGCATTAGAAACCTGTGGAAACTGCCAGGTTTTCCCTCTGCGTgtgatctttgtttttgattatGCTTTATGCCTTGGCGATGTCCCTCAAGTTTAAGTTCCtctttggttttgttatttattgcatTAGTGCCTGAGCTTTAAGCTTGTTACTTTCTTTCACCTTtgcagctgtcaatcaaataaaCGGCCGCACTGACAGTCTTTAACCCTTACCGGCttaaatttatcttttttatgttACTTATTTTCTCCCTCCCTTGGGGTGGGATGTAATATCCCACATGGGAACGCCTGTCTGGGGCCACATTAGGATTTTTGAATGTACTGTGGGTGCCTGCTGCAGGGACATACTGTGATGGACAGGAGTTTTCCATAAGTGAGGTGAGCAGGGATATGGTCAGGCTTGGTTCTGAGGGATTCTCTGTACCAGTGGGCTGCGTCCTCAAGCCGGTTCAGCCTCATGTAAGCCTCTCCTGAAACAGATTAAAATGCATTGCTTGAAATtcagtttataatttgtttttattttgattttcaaagatattttgcagaAGGTTCCCACGAAGCAGAGATAATCTGACATCACAAATCCTTCTTATACAAGCGAAACCTGTGTCATCGGTGTGTATGAATGTACATAATTCTTGACATTTGGCAAGTCATTTACTTCCTGTTAACCTTCTTTCTGCTGTTGTGCATATTTGTTAACATTTAATGTTATTCCTACATGAATCaactattgttgttttgtttttttatggtgaTCCTACAACCTTTGTTTCTAGTTCACCGTGTAATCTTAAATCTGTTTCTTACTACTTACTTACAGCTGTAATAGCTCCCAGGATTTACTGTTACAGTAGATTATGGtagaaaaagcaaagaaaattgtGCCAAACTACCAGAATAAGCCATGTTTAATGATAGTCTACAATTCCCAGTAATCCTCGATCTTTGGTTTATGGGGTATCAGAAGGACTTAATTATGCAACTACATTTAATATggttacataaataaatactttggtTGTACCTTATGATTACACTTTACCCCTTCTTGAGAAAAAGGATGGGCTGATGTCATCTGCTCCTATAACGTGTCCTCTAGCCGTGGGGACATTACCAAACACTGAGGTTCATCAGCCCCTCCCTCCATCTGTCTAAAAAAGTCAAGTTCATGCTGACTTTCTCCTGCCGTGTCAACAATGTCATTAAGGTTCTAATAAAGTTATTagctttacaaaaacaaacaaggaaatgTTATTAATGATACGGATCAGCTTCTAAAGTGCACCTTTGCACACATTTAAGATTTAAGGCAATGTTAAagtcatcttctgatctattgtaaaagcattcccagtggtgttttaataataattatgcagtttttacgCCAAATcccaaaaaactgtgttgttttctaggacatggtttctgcagagctgcaaaattcacctctgagttgtgggcgggacttttggcACAGCGTGAGGCTAacatcatttcccatcattcctttttttccactcTCTCTCACACTCTCAACCTAACACTACCAATGtaacaaaaaatggcgagcaattttggagctatccagccgggCAGATGCCAGTCCGAAGGAGGAAAACGAATacgtacatggatgtatttgtttgcaagtggatgcatcagaacttTTGGCTCACCTACGTCACTGCTTCAAGCTTTTTCCCACAGTGTGTTtcatttgtctgcttctgattcacaacaatttgaaaaaaagagatactcaaaaatgtaattttaaaccTAATTGGCATAACATGTGTCCTCcataataagaaaaatgctaaaaaataacaccaaaaatagtttttttattggagtgggtctttactgACCAGTTCTTTTCTTCAGAAGTAACTTTGTATTCAAAAGTTAACACAGCCCAGTTTCTGCAAACATAAAGCACCAGATTCAGATTCAGAAATAAAGCAAGAACTCACCGATCATGTTGAAAAGGCTGTGTGGTGCAAACTGACGGGGCATTTTCTGCACCGCTTTGTTGTAAAAAGACAGAGCTTCCTGCAGATGAAAGAAgaactcagatgaggaaaataacTTTTAAGATTTAGATCTtgtaaaatgacagatttttaatGGACTTGACCTACTTAAAGGGAGATAAACCTTCACTTAACAACAAAATTAACTGTTTTAGTTCAAGCTAGTTTACTCACATAAAAGATTTGAAAGCACATTttagcaaaaacacattttcagctaACCTTTTTGGTTCCTCCTGACAAAAAATTGGATTCACTGACCTCATGGTGACCCTGTTCATGCAGGAGTTTTCCCAGGTTATACAGGCAGCTGGTGACGGAGGTCTTGTGTGCATGGGGATCCTTTAAGTTTTCATCAGGGATGTCGGCACAAGTAAGGAAGGTGCGTTTGGCCTCTTCCAGATTTCCCCAATTCATCAGGATAATTCCTGTGTTCAAGTAGGCGGCTGTgaggcaaaaacaaaaggtaTCAATCAAACAACCTGCAGtacaagagaagaaaaaaaaactaaaacccaCTTTTACCATCTAAAGGTTTTAAAATATGCTTGCAAATGCATAGGATGATTAAGATGGGGAGCGcacatttattatttcttttttacagagAATATGggaaactcaaagaaaaaaagacaaataaaaacccaattatggttcatttaaacaaaaaaagagaaactggcCAAGTTTTTCAGAAAACTCTCTTTGTATCTGTAAACTGCAGATTAAATCTCCTAGGCAAATACTGGGGTGGGACCTTCAATCAATTCTCTGTAATAATTGATATTCAAAAAGCCATATGGTTTAAAAACATCCAATTCAGCGACGTGTACCCAAcaccaagtttaaaaaaaaaaactagattaaACATAAGTGACGCGTCTAAGAATAAACTCATCTAATGAGACTATACTTACACGCCAGAGTCGGTCGACTGCTAATGGCGAGTTTGTAATAATGCAGCGCTTCAGGGAAACGCTCgttctcctgcagcagcagaccCCTgatagaaaagggaaaaaaataaataaataaataaagtacttGGTTTCCTTTAACTTTCATGCAAAACCTCAcaaaattctttctttttgatgCATTTGTGGCTTCCAGACATCCCCAATGTCACTGAAGTTTGATATAACAGCAAATCCTCTGATATCTTGGCACTTTTTGACATCCACCTTTGCAGGATTAGCTATAGCTTCCCAATCTCCTTAAACCTCTGCCAACCATGACCAATCAAATCTGTAGCATTGGGTACAAAGAGCCTGAAAGGAGGAGCAGTTATTTCCTTTCTGTCACTTTCCTGATCCAgcacctctttttttcttttcttttatttctctttctgcctgtgtttctcagtttgcagaagcagcagcttccTCACAATCCAAGTCAGGAATAAAAACTTGTCAAATAGAGAAGGTACACTCACAGGTTATACAGCATGTCAGCCATGTTTCCTCGGTATTGCAGAGCATTTCTGTATGCCTTCTCCGCCTCCGCCATCTTGCCCTGGTTCTTCAGAACATTTCCTAAGTTGCCCCAGGCTGCATGAGACACATGGCAGTCAAGATGCATGAACACCTATGAATAATTAACTCGAAATCACTGCTTAACATCACAGTGGATACAAGcacaacttaaagacccactccaataaaaaaaaattgcggtttgggtgtttttaacatcctcttgtggcatttttttctcatgatggagtaaatatatagagaaaattaagattaaaatagtatttctgagtatttctttattcaaatcattgtgaatcaggggctgacaaaaagcttgtagcagtgacctTGGTGCTACAATTGGCgggccacgagctccctgctccgcttcattctgatgcatccacttgctgacaaatagatccatgtatgtcttcatttCTCTCGTCCAAGGtgacatctgactcaaaactttCCCcgctaatgtttggttggggctATAAAGGAGAGCgtgcaaacagatggatgatgggaaatagagGCAGGCTTACTCAACGATCCACGATCAACGGTCCTCCCCAGAACTCTGAGaaaattttctaatgaactacagacactctgcagaaactatgtcctaagaaacaaacagaattttcgATATTTTTCGATATTTTTCTGAAAAcgcataattattattaaaagaccactgggaatgctctgaaaatagatcaaaaagtgattggagtgggactttaagacacGACTTTAGCTCCTTTGTTACCTTTTGCAGGGTTCACTTTAATTCCAGACTTGTAGAGATTCTCCTCATTGTTCCaatctttgtttctttgaactGTTCTGAGCCCATTCAACAACACAAGACCCATGCACAAACACAGCATTACAGTCTTGAACCCTCTAGTCCTTAGTCTCACATACAATGTTCGAGCACCGGCAGCAACCAAAATGCAAAAGCCAATACTGGGGATGTAAAGTACCCGTTCTGCAATCACAAAACCTACGTAGAAGAAGAGGTTGGTGGCCGGGATGAAAGGCAATGTCAACATGCCCAGACAAAACAGCACTATGCTTTCAGTGGGGGGCAGGGATGTTGGTGGAGAGCAATGACTGTGTTCACCTGACCCATTTAGGGTCATCTTGGTATGTTCTGAGTTTTGATGTGTTTCAGAGGGGTGGTAGCCATTCCCGTTGGTGACAGATTTCCCATTTGCTACATGCTCTTTTCCATTGGACTCCTTTGCTGGAGAAACTGGAACTCTAAGACCAACCAAACCCAGTAGGATAAATCCACCATAAAAGGCAACCGTGTGGAGGTTCCTCCAGTCAGCAAAGGACTTCACCAATGGCACTGCATCCATGGACCAATCGAAACTGAGCTTGTCTGGGCAGAGGAGTAGCCAAGTGTTGGCAGCAGGTAGGTATAAAAATGTGAGCATTCTTGTAAGAAAATGTGGTGAGTCCGCCGCTGGGTTATCAGAGTTGGAGAAGTTAGGAGGCTTGTTTCCCATCCAGTAGAGTCGAGCTGACAGTAGAAAGGCCCCCCACGAGGCCAACATACCGAGACTCAACAACACACGGAGGTTCCTTctctgaaaaagaaagagaagaggcAGTCAGTAAATGTTTGTAACATTCTGGTTTTAAAAAGTACAGTCAATTTCAGTGCAAGGATTTTATATGTTGATAGTAaacagccatccatccatctacagaacctgcagaatcccttttggggtcacggggctgttGGAGCAAAcctagctactgttgggcgaagagAGAGTAAACCAGAAACAAGTTCCCAATTtaggaaaacaaaccaaagcatCCTCATTCTTCATCCACACTGGTTACAATTCACACAGTTCCCCGCAATGTtgccattttcttaaaaaatcaaaagtccGAAACAAAAGCTTAGTGCTGATATGAGAGCGGAGGAAAACTTGGGAGTGATAAAAGATGCTCTTGGACAGCTGTGCAGTATCCCGGTTTCCACTttcaataaacaacaaaatgagGGTTTATATAAGCAATAATCATGTCGGCCCAAGTAGATTTAGTGCACTCTTATATTTGGactgtaaatatattttccagCATCAATGAGGTTTTTTATGGGTCAATGGAGAAGCCCCAAAATGGAAATGAAAGAGACATCATAAAACCTTAGCAACTTTCACAACAATGGCAATCAACACTCCCTTTAGTTTTGACCTGTGGTCAACTTTGAAGAATACTTAAACCTTGAGAGGCTTTGCTGTAAAGTCCTTTCCTGAAGCCTGTCAGAACTCCTGTAAATGTGACTGATAATCAGCTTAGAATTTATTATGTTGGTATGTGGATGCTGTTTAAATCTTATAGGAGCTTTAATTCTGGAACATAATCACAATTAGGTCCTATGTAACATTGCACCTTAATATTTCCCACTTCAATTAGACACAGTCAAGACTATTGTCTGATTGACCCTTGGCTGTTTTGAAATGAAAGAGGAAGAATGTTTTTTACTTGAAGcaattttgaacttttaaagtcttttgatctgttgcaGAAGCGTTGTGAGTGGTGTTTTAATGataattgtgctgtttttagccaccgtggtgcagcggtagggcggtcgacccataaTCGTAAGATttcaggttcgat includes these proteins:
- the LOC101154996 gene encoding transmembrane and TPR repeat-containing protein 2 → MITELVCTAVAVALYLNTLDADFCYDDSRAIKTNQDLLSETPWTNILYDDFWGTQLTHSGSHKSFRPLCTLSFRLNYTLHSLRPFGYHLLNVVLHGLVTALVTAFSRTLLGGGLWCLLAGLLFASHPVHTEAVAGVVGRADVGAALFFLLSLFCYARHCRLRRGLAGVFQSLDCGGSSAARCWGWMLCSLCCAAASMLWKEQGVTVLAVSAVYDLFIFQRLQFGPAVLLLLGKRRNLRVLLSLGMLASWGAFLLSARLYWMGNKPPNFSNSDNPAADSPHFLTRMLTFLYLPAANTWLLLCPDKLSFDWSMDAVPLVKSFADWRNLHTVAFYGGFILLGLVGLRVPVSPAKESNGKEHVANGKSVTNGNGYHPSETHQNSEHTKMTLNGSGEHSHCSPPTSLPPTESIVLFCLGMLTLPFIPATNLFFYVGFVIAERVLYIPSIGFCILVAAGARTLYVRLRTRGFKTVMLCLCMGLVLLNGLRTVQRNKDWNNEENLYKSGIKVNPAKAWGNLGNVLKNQGKMAEAEKAYRNALQYRGNMADMLYNLGLLLQENERFPEALHYYKLAISSRPTLASAYLNTGIILMNWGNLEEAKRTFLTCADIPDENLKDPHAHKTSVTSCLYNLGKLLHEQGHHEEALSFYNKAVQKMPRQFAPHSLFNMIGEAYMRLNRLEDAAHWYRESLRTKPDHIPAHLTYGKLLSITGQRTDAEKYYLRAIQLDPTKGNCYMHYGQFLLEQNRLGEAAEMAEKAAELDSSEFDVVFSAAHMLRQANLNEAAERQYERAASLRPDSPAALMNLGAILHLNGKLSEAEANYLRALQLKPDDAITQSNLRKLWNIMERQGVRTKLGMQKVGL